In one Nicotiana sylvestris chromosome 8, ASM39365v2, whole genome shotgun sequence genomic region, the following are encoded:
- the LOC138875354 gene encoding uncharacterized protein, which produces MGEVNETNPSGKYLNLEEMNNTKQKRFLLKSRVSTEEEEEFFRKMKTADYKKVLIKTLNEAYVPIETTFEQLERMAEQFFEVNQISFSRNDLPPEGAAHNKALHLTVKYEGYYVKRVMVDGGSGVDICPLSTLQRMDIGTERIRPNNVCVHAFDGIKRDTIGEIDLILTISLVDFEVTFQVLDMDTSYNFLLGRPWIHAAGVVPSTLHQMVKFEHEDQEIVVHGEDEQSIYRDSLVPCLEAREGSEHIVYQAFEVVFADQCEEGSPCPQPFLSNVSIMFSTKMIKHEYKPGKGLEVSLQGITEPITLAAPVPHLSKTFVKLKYAEEEEDEAFTADEIEDICEAMRKMLYEAHIVQLGEGSSTIEIQSFVDCYAGYHQVLMDEEDAEKTAFTTPWGTYCYRFMPFGLNNAGATYIKAMTSIFHDKMHQEIEVYVDDVIIKSRMQDDHVRDLRKFFEHLRKYSLKLNPAKCAFGVPYGKLLGFIVSRRGIELDPTKIKSIQDLPPLRTKKEVMSMLGRLNYISRFIA; this is translated from the exons ATGGGCGAAGTAAATGAAACCAACCCATCAGGGAAGTACCTCAATCTAGAAGAAATGAACAACACCAAGCAGAAGCGCTTCCTACTCAAAAGTCGAGTTAGCACCGAAGAAGAAGAGGAGTTCTTCCGAAAAATGAAAACTGCGGATTATAAg aaagtgttgataaaGACCCTAAATGAAGCATATGTTCCGATTGAAACCACTTTTGAGCAACTAGAAAGGATGGCAGAACAATTCTTTGAAGTCAATCAGATTTCATTCAGCAGGAATGACTtgcccccggaaggggccgcccacaacaaagctcttcatCTGACAGTTAAGTatgaagggtactatgtgaaaagAGTCATGGTGGATGGCGGATCAGGGGtcgacatatgccctctctcaactttgcaaagaatggaCATTGGGACTGAGAGAATCAGGCCTAACAATGTTTGTGTGCATGCTTTcgatggcatcaagagagacacaaTAGGGGAGATTGATTTGATCTTAACTATCAGTCTTGTGGATTTCGAAGTGACGTTTCAGGTCTTGGACATGGATACCTCCTATAATTTTCTcttaggaaggccttggatccatgctgcAGGGGTTGTACCTTCTACcctccaccaaatggtgaagtttgaacacgaagatcaggaaattgtggttcatggagaagacgagcaatCAATTTACCGGGACTCGTTAGTCCCATGTCTCGAAGCTAGGGAAGGTAGCgagcacatagtctatcaagcttttgaggttGTGTTCGCAGATCAATGTGAGGAAGGAAGCCCGTGTCCTCAACCCTTTCTGTCAAATGTGTCAATTATGTTTTCTACTAAAATGATCAAGCACGAGTATAAGCCCGGGAAGGGGCTCGAGGTATCTTTGCAAGGTATCACAGAACCTATCACTTTGGCCGCA CCGGTCCCTCATCTCTCCAAAACATTCGTCAAGCTAAAGTAcgcggaagaagaagaagatgaggccttcacggctGATGAAATTGAGGACATATGTGAAGCCATGAGGAAAATGTTATATGAAGCTCATATAGTCCAGTTGGGTGAAGGCTCGAGCACTATTGAG atacagtctttcgtggattgttatgctgggtaccATCAAgtcttgatggatgaagaggatgcggaaaagacagccttcaccaCACCCTGGGGAACCTATTGTTATAGgttcatgccttttggtttgaacaacgctggggcaacttacattaAAGCTATGACTTCCATCTTTCACGACAAGATGcaccaagaaatcgaggtgtatgtggacgatgtaatcattAAATCAAGAATGCAAGATGACCATGTtcgggatctgagaaagttctttgagcatCTGCGTAAGTACAGCTTGAAGTTAAatccagccaaatgtgcatttggagttccctATGGGAAACtcttaggattcatagtcagtcggaggggcatcgagctagatccaacaaagataaagtctattcaggATTTGCCTCCTctaagaaccaagaaagaggttatgagcatgttgggaaggttgaattacataaGCCGGTTCATTGCTTAG
- the LOC138875355 gene encoding uncharacterized protein, which produces MFFDGAVNAKGVRIGPILISPTGQHYPGRLRFFCTNNTAEYEACIMGMNMAIDQDVEELLIMGDSDLIIGQAQGEWETRDVKLIPYRQHVEDLSKRFKSVQFRYIPRFHNELSDALATLASMLPYPSSVHIYPLEIQIRERHGYCNMVEAEPNVQPWYHDIKRFLKTKE; this is translated from the coding sequence atgttcttcgatggagctgtgaaTGCAAAAGGTGTCAGGATTGGgccaatcttgatctcacctactggtcagcactatccaggCCGGCTTCGATTTTTCTGCACCAACAATACTGcggagtacgaagcctgcattatgggtatgaacatggcaatcgaccaagatgtggaagaattgttaatcatgggagattcggacttGATTATCGGACAagctcagggtgaatgggaaactcgggatgtcaagcttattccatacaggcaacatgtggaagatcttagcaagcggTTCAAGTCAGTccagttcaggtacattcctcggtttcacaatgagttatctgatgcactcgctactttggcctcgatgttgcCATATCCAAGTAGTGTCCACATTTACCCGTTGGAAATCCAAATTcgagaaaggcatggttattgcaatatggttgaggcggaaccaaatgttcagccatggtatcatgatatcaaaagatttCTGAAAACAAAGGAATAA